The Ornithodoros turicata isolate Travis unplaced genomic scaffold, ASM3712646v1 Chromosome53, whole genome shotgun sequence DNA window ATTCGTCGAGCCAATCATCAATATCCTGGCCGTCGATGCCGTTGAATGTGGGCGGGTCACGTTGCCGGCGTACTGGTGCGGGGATAGTCGACGCAGTCGCTTGTCCTCCCGAGGCAGAACCGTTGCATAAGTACAATGCGACGGCTTCAGAGTTCCAGATTTACTGGCTTAGGAGGAAGGAAATCGagcgcacctccaccaaattgTTGCGGTTCGAAAAACGAGCCTTtattatgatgacgatgacgatgggAACGATGGGTCTGAAATCCTTCTCACAACAGGcgtgaagccatacaagtgcgatgtccgcgttgcagagttcagcaagaagtggaacctacagcaccacaagcacacgcacacaggtgagaagccatacaagtgcgatgtctgccttgcagagttcagcaagaagtggaacctacagcaccacaagcacacgcacacaggtgagaagccatacaagtgtgatgtctgccttgCGGAGTTCAGCaagaaggggaacctacagcaccacaagcggacgcacataggtgagaaaccatacaagtgcaatttctgccctgcagagttcaggcGGAGCCGGGCCCTAGTgcatcacaagcggacacacactggtgagaagccgtacaagtgcaagGTCTGTGCTGCAGCCGGCATTGCCACCTACAGAATCACAAGTGAACACACgcaggagagaagccatacaagtgtcaTGTCTGCCCTGCAAAGTTCAGGCAGAGCCAGGccttacagcagcacaagcgaacacacacgggcgagaagccatacaggtgtgatctctgtcctgcagaattCACCCGGAGTGCAGGTGTACAGCGTCATAAGAGGatgcacacaggtgagaagccatacaagtgtgatgtctgccccgCAGAGTTCAGCCGACACGGGTACCTACGGGTTcataagcggacacacacgggcgagaagccatacaaatgtGATGTCTGCcttgcggagttcagccagaagggaaacctacagcaccacaagaggatgcacacaggcgagaagctgTACAAATGTGATGCCTGCTCTGCAGAGTTCAGGGAGACCAGGTAACTTAAGCATCACAAAGGCACACACATGGGGCGAGCAGCCATAGAAGGGCGACCCCTGTCCCGCAGAAATCAGCCACGGCGTCGAATGACAAGTTATATAGGAGCATTCTCTGTTGCGCAAACTTGATGGAAATCACAAACCTGCCCCTTTGCGATTGGGCCCAACCGCACCCCTTGGATCTGCCACTGCCTTTGTGTCGTCAAGCGTATTCGTAATGCAACATTTCTTGAAAGGGTTGTCACCATGATTCCCGTTTtcttcggtgttgttgggggatAACACTGGAACTATTGCGGTAAGTCACAATAAGTGCACTAGCCCACTTCCATCTGCCACTAGGCAGTCGCACCGCGGAGAGAAAATACACTGCTCGCgcgttccataaacttttgtccagcactgtatacACACAACACGATAGGTGCTGTTGTGTCTGTTTGGAATGTGTGGGACTCTTGCTGAAAATATTCTGAAATGTCAATTTTTGCGGAAGGTCTGCATGGGTTGCAACACAACCAAATTGGTGCTCATACACTGCAGCCACCCAATTAGCCTGATATGCTCCAAATGATGGTCACACCTAtgagctttatttatttatatatatttattttttgctcgCTGAGTATTTGTTGTACATTCTATTTGGGGCAGTTATGTATGCTAGTGATGCCAGCTAAACCAACTTGACGTAGATACAGAAGTCTTACTTATTGCCTTCTCTCCCTGCTATGTGGACGTATAAAGTGAGAATTAGTCTGCAATTCTccattctgcgaattcaagaactcacTTGGAACCTATTGacctgggcccgcttgcacgaaacttccgCTAGGAACCTAATCGTGAGGAATTTCCTTTAGCACTTGCTTGTGCTAAAGGAAATTCTTGTGTGTCTTGCTACTGACGTAAACTTTCCTATCAGCGAAAACCACTGTGCCGAAAGTGCTGTGCCGAAGGAAATGCCTCAAGGGTAGGATCCTAGCAGAACTTtcatgcaagcgggccctgagACTGTAGTAAAAAAAcatgctttccagaaaatcagtcttgagaaagacaGATGTTAGACAGCTCTTCGCTTTGCTTGAAGTTTTCCCCATCTAGTACACGAGGACCTTCAATCACAACTCagagacgacggtggttcgtttCCATggttacgaccgctgaaagcacgttcgtgattggctgccgccgttgaaaacacggtccTGATGACTGGCTGACTCTTGGTTGTGTGGCGATAAGAGAGCGCCACGGGTTACGGCGATAGGGGGCAGCCGTGCTCCAGGGGGGCGTACCCCACGCAGAGGGATAAAAGCGGTGATCCGCTGGATAAGAGCCCTTTTCGTTGTGCGGTTTTTGCTGGGTGCAAGCTGTCTGAACGTgaaataaacctggtatgtctgtttgaatttctgttgtgctgcttgttccttcgcgcacggaacggacgggctgacgccccgaggttgtgggaacttaggtttccacaactggcgcccaacgtttggggttcgAGCTCGTTCGTCCCGTGGCGGGGAACACGCGGCACTGTGAGTTTGTGTAGTTAGTAGTTGTTGTAGTTTACAGTTTTTGCTCTTAGTTTTTTTGCcgttgttttttttgtgtgtgcgtttttCGTGTGTTTCTTTGAGTTTTTCAGCTCCCACCCGGTGGACGAGCCCTCGGAGCTGATGGCTGACAAGGCGAAGGTGCCCGCGCCGCAGTCAGACGCCATCACAACagcagaactcctgtcacgcatgacggagttgtgctcgttggtggttcaacgcctggatgccgggtcggtttcgccgccgcaggcacaagcacctctacgactcaacttaccggtgcctaccttctcaggttacaccgataagaagtctgttgccgatttcctggatgacctcaccgcctatcagacgggtatgggaatttcggacgaagtcctaatccaacgcatcctgcaggttgctttggtcggagacgccgcccgctggcttcggttgcaatcggagtttacgtccttgcaggacttccaggagcggttcaaaaacgaattccttccccggattacgaataccgtgtcctagaggaattacataagcgtactcaacatcctgaggaaagcttatctgaattcgttcgggcattgcaggatctgtacagcagagcggatcccactgctacggaagagcagcgtgtcgcacgggcgatccgtcagtgccacccgcgcttccggccctacttaagagcccatcgctttgaaacccttgaggcgttggcccaggaggctcgttcaatacaaggcgacctcctggcagagcttcaataccggccccctccgcccccggagctagcgttggaaccgcgctgcgcgtggtcgggaggagccgcctcggtcgaacgcctgtatgcaacaggtttgggtgacaacccccgtaattcagacaatgcggagtcatcccaccgagccctagatccgttcctctatgaccagaggacgatccccgcaggaacgagccttgacagacccgtcccgccccgaagtcgcggtcaacctggcctttcagctagcgaaaccccacggcagcgggagcggcatcatcctgcgcccccgcagccacgagcgcctaccggctgttggaattgcggcagccctgaccattttcgtcgggaatgcccgcgacaaagaccaaacacccgtaatgtgccatcgggaaacggtcgcagccggcgtccatgaatgctcgctcaacgacgtcggcaagttgcgaagaaagcgagcagacggttactatccgtggccctgatcagtcaaaaactagctttgcaagcggtaagataacgcaaagagatgctttggctcctcttgctttttctgtccgagattacatcgaggataaggaaccaaacatcgccgttcgaattttgggtaaagattacatcgcccttatcgacacgggagctacgctttcccttatcggggatagtgtttacgagcattgcgtatcgcggcatgtggaattgcaatccacagatgtcactcttcgtcttgcttccaatgacgccgttccagcacaggctgcagttgtgctctgggtacgtttggatggtagacgacgaaagcagcgcttcgtgcatcttcctggcctggcagttcctgttatcctgggcagagacttcatcatccggcataagttggtgctggacctgcccaatggaggatacgtgtaccacggctcgtcgggatttttccgcttcgccgcagcacgggaacactgcacagcacagcaagctgtggcagcgtccgttgaaacgtctgggctgccgactgtcttggggtcattccatggtcccgaggagcaacgcagtcagcttgaacaagtactgcggcagtttgacggaatctttaccgaaaaaccgggtaagtcgtctgtgttacagcatagcatagacaccggtaacgctaggccctggcgttgtaatcccagaccattgagtgtgcataagcgtgctttattAGACGCTGCGCTTaacgaaatgctccaaaccggtgcagttcggAGGTCCCAGAGtccttgggcatttcctgttgttctggctccgaaacgtgatggtacggctaggttatgcgtcgactaccgtcgactcaacgcagtaactgtaagggattcttaccccttcccgtccattgagtcaatcatgtattccctgggcaatgcagctgtgttttcaacgcttgattgtagtagagggtttttgcaaatccaagttgccccggaggatgtcccaaaaacagcctttacgtgtcatagaggtttgttcgaatttgtacgaatgcctttcggactgtctaattcacccgccagtttccagcggttgatggatacagtgttgggagatgcgaagtacaatttcgcaatggcatacatggatgatgtcgtagtgttttctagaaattttcaggaacacttggaacacctatcaatcgtccttgcaaggatgaacgaAGCGGGCATaacgatcaacccccgcaaggtgcagctggcatcgtctaggatcagcctcctcggctttgtggtggacagagggaccatccgtcctaacgacgacaagctaaaggcgatcacggactttccggttcccggtaacgtcaaagccttgcagcgcttcctaggtatggttggtttttacagacaattcattcctaattgtgccgagctagcgcagccgcttaaccagttgttgcgcaaggacacgcgctggaattggggagaagagcaggaacgatcatttcgagctctatcacaagcaatcgctgatacggctaggctttatctgcccgacctcaacaaaccatttgttgtgcaaacagatgcaagcgattatggtgttggcgcagttctcttgcaggagcatgacgctattctttgtccagtggcttttgcaagtcgcacgctgaatccggcagaacggaactactccgtgacggaaaaggagtgcttggcgatcatcttcgctttcaggaagttcgacctttacctggacggcagtaccttcactgtccagactgaccaccaggcactttcttggctgcagcggctccataacccgtctggacgacttgccaggtgggccctgatgctacaaggctactccttcaacgtggagtacaggcggggctcaacgaacgtggtagcagacgcgctgtcccgcgcgcctctaccggagggggaagaggaaggcaccgaggcgccttctcaacttctggcagcagcacaggtggcacgagacgtatcttcgtcttggggcacggtcgtgagcagagagcagctcctagacgctcagagagcggacggcctttgtcagcgggtgtcgcagtggatagctgagcaagactcggcggacaccggaacgactgacggacggcacgactcctatctgctgggcgaggatggcatcctgttcagatacataccccaggcggatgacgatgacggctcatccccgtttagagtcgtggtgccacggaagttgcgtaagtccttcatacgttactttcatgactcggccttggcaggtcatagcagcggcaggaaaacttatgaaaagttgtgtcgtgttgcgacatggccaggaatgaggcaggatgtaacaaagtatgttcgtacttgtcccgtatgccagagagcgaaacctcgtggtggtttaccccctgggcgcttacagcctgttcagagcaatagaccctggcagatagttgcttgtgatgtgatgggaccatttccccgtagtcctagaggtaaccagtatttgttcgtggttactgatcatttcacgaaatgggttgagctgtttcctctcaggacactgacttcccagagagtgtgggaaaagttactcgacaccttttgccggttcgggtttcccgcacagctgatcaccgacaacgcagcctactttacaagtaaggtgttctcagattcttgcgctgtcttaggcattcagcataagaagacttccccgtatcaccctcaggctaacattaccgaacgtgttaatcggaacctgaaaatgatgttggttgcttttactagccagcaccaccgtgattgggatcttcgcctagCTGAACtagcgttcgctacacggacgacggtcaataggtctacaggattcaccccggcgttcctgaacttgggacgagaggccccttttcctgtggagaatgctctgggcctccgggatggtgctacccggcctccttattcaaggtttgctgaggacctccggagtcgactggacgatgcagcccggacggctcgggagaacctggacgtcgcaaggttggaccaggctcgccagtacaaccgtggacgtcggaacctcacctacagcgtcggtgacctcgtccttcgacggactcacccgctaagtgatgcgtcacgaggctttgcagcttcactcgcagataggtgggatggccccttcgaggtaagtgcgtgctcctccggcctcacttacaggcttcgtcgctgcgacaccggcgaagagactgggccggttcacatctcggacttgaagtcttaccatctccgagaccctgacggagaggagccagattcgcaacctgcctccctccaagacctggacccggatcccgttcccggacctgcgtccagccgctacaacttgcgtccccgcaggcggcgcacgtagctgccactatctccatcgctaagcatagtgcttgtgatttagtgctttagtagtgtgatttctgttccacaGTTTTCCGCTATCTGTTTTGGGGGGACGCCTTCTCAGGCGCCCACGGTTTGAGGCCGCCTTCTCACCGCTTCCCTTTACATCTCCTCTCAGATGCAACGACGTCCGCAGCATCCCGCCCGCCGTGCACCTGCCCGCTCCCGTTCCCGCGGAAGCCGCCCGGATCCGGATCCACCCCAGCACCACTCCGTGGCCACTTGGACAGTTGTGTCCCACGGACAGCCGGTTTCCTGGGCATCCCGCACACGGTGGGCTCACCAGCCAAGGCCCCTCCGGGGGGACGACCCCACACAGACTCCGGCTCCGTTTCGCGGTCTGACGCTCACCGACCGCCACCCGGCCGATCCCCTACAGCCCCTCACTGCGGAGGAGAAGCGGATCCTATGCCCGCTCTGCTTGGTCCCCGAACTGCACCGTCCGACACACCGCCGGGGCCCACTTCACCAGGCCCGAACGGAGGCCGCCCGGACAGCCAACGACGTGACAACAGCCCTCTCCACCCTCAGGCGGCTCAGACCCGAACTTCTGGTGGAGACCAGGCCTCCCCCTCCTCCGCCGCCTGCCCCCTCTTCAGCCATGGACGACGCCGTACTAGACCTGTCGGACGACCTCATGACCCTGTAAGGGAGGGGGGGTGTGGCGATAAGAGAGCGCCACGGGTTACGGCGATAGGGGGCAGCCGTGCTCCAGGGGGGCGTACCCCACGCAGAGGGATAAAAGCGGTGATCCGCTGGATAAGAGCCCTTTTCGTTGTGCGGTTTTTGCTGGGTGCAAGCTGTCTGAACGTgaaataaacctggtatgtctgtttgaatttctgttgtgctgcttgttccttcgcgcacggaacggacgggctgacgccccgaggttgtgggaacttaggtttccacagtTGTTACGTCACATGGGCCGGCACTTGAAGCCAGGAATGGCTGGATGCTCCTATTGGTTCGTGAGTGTGACGTCACTTTGCATTACTCCCGCAGttggaccacgacctactagattataacgaccctGTCGTAGGCACCTCTTCctagcgccgcatttttggaaggtagcggtggcgctactcatagtcccagttattgcttcttcACCTTTTCACCTTGTACAatgctttgtacttcagcttgccttagtatttctgtacaagcacTGTACAAGTTTCATGCTGAGGTtcatcattctacacgttttcgTAGGActtattgctgtcgtctgctacgggagTCGTACTACGCtactgcgcgttcagaattcaaatttccatcgtccaatcgtgatgcgGATGGCTGGATGGATAACGGCCTTCCCTTTGCATCGGGCGGTAGCGTACGGCACCTAGCCCGTTAATATAAAAATAAAGTTACAAATTGGTTGAGTCATAAAGTATTTGGCATTTTTTGTATTTAGTATTTAATAAAATCCTATTAGTTATTTCTCTTCCTATGCCACCAGTCATTCAATCGAGATTTGGTCGCC harbors:
- the LOC135374296 gene encoding zinc finger protein 501-like: EKPYKCDVCLAEFSKKGNLQHHKRTHIGEKPYKCNFCPAEFRRSRALVHHKRTHTGEKPYKCHVCPAKFRQSQALQQHKRTHTGEKPYRCDLCPAEFTRSAGVQRHKRMHTGEKPYKCDVCPAEFSRHGYLRVHKRTHTGEKPYKCDVCLAEFSQKGNLQHHKRMHTGEKLYKCDACSAEFRETR